The following DNA comes from Corynebacterium atrinae.
GGTCGACGACGCGAGTGGAGGTCAGTTCCGTGGCCACGCGGAGCGCAAAGGTCGTCTTGCCGGCACCGGGGGTGGCGACGGCAAGGAAGTCCTTAGGCTTATGGAGCAGAAATTTGGTCAGTGCCGCCCGCTGCCAGGCGCGCAGCTGCCCCTTGTTCCCCCCACTCACTTCTTGCGCAGGCCCTGGTAGATCCGTTCGCAGTCGGGGCAGACGGGGGAACCGGGCTTGGCAGACTTGGTCACCGGGAAGGTCTCGCCGCACAGGGCGACGACCATTTTCCCGCTCACAGCGGAATCGACGATCTGGTTCTTCTTGACATAGTGGAAGAACTTCGGGGTTCCGTCGTCGAGCTGCGTGTCTTCGGTGACGTCGGGGCGTTCGATGGTCTTCGTACTAGTTCTCACGCCCACCATCATGCCCCACGGGGTTATCTTTGGCACACAGGGCTACCCTGATCAGTATGAATCAGCACACCTTCGACGACGAGCCCGATGATGGGCAGCCACAACGTCGTCCGCGGAGATTTGGGCGGCGTAACGCCCAGCTGATTACTGATGCCCGGCGTTCTCCCGAGCAAGATCGCCGCCATCGCGAGCGGGCGTATTCCTGGCTGCAGCTCTCCCGACTCCCCTTTCTGTTGCTCAGTGCGGCCTCGTACCTGTGGTGGGAAAACTGGTGGATCTCGGGTGTGTTGTTTCTCATTTCAGTACCGCTACCGTGGATAGCGGTGGTCATTGCCAATGGGCATGGGGAGCCGAGGGATAAGCGCACCGCTCAGGTGTATAAGCCGGCCGCTGCGCGCGAGTACTACGCGCAGTTGGAGGCGCGGCGTCGAGAAGCAGTGGAAGCCCCCTCTCCCCCGGCACTGCCGCCGGCGACCGCTCCTGACGTTATTGACCACGATGAATCTTCGGAAGGCCACCACCCGTGACCCGTTCTCCCCTTACACAGCTTGCTCCCGAGCTCGTCCGGGTATTCCAGGACGTCGGTTTCACCGCCGATGGCATAGCGGCATACCTGGGCCCCGACGTCCACGCTGCCCTGTATCGCCGCGAGCCCGCCGTCGTGCGTCGGGCCACGGCGGATGGCTCCCGCTTCGCAGGCCTCATCCGCGCTTTCATCCTCCGCGATCCCCTCCCGGCCACCGCCTTCGCGGATCTGGTGGGCGCGAGCCTGGCAGCTTCGCTTATCGACGCCCGCCTGGCAGACGTCGACCCTCACGGTACAGTTCGAGTCATCTTGGATGTCCAGCCCCACACCATCGTCGGCATCAACCGGTGGGTCTTTTCCGATGGCGACGCCTCCTTTACAGGCATTGTCCCCGGCCCGGACCATGTTGTCGGCGTCGGCGGGGCTAGCTTGTCGCTTTTACAAGCCACACCCGCCACCCTCACCGGATCGGTCCTGGATCTGGGCACGGGCTCGGGTGTGCAAGCACTTGGGCAGATCGGTTACGCCGAGGCAATTACCGCCACCGATATCCATCCCCGCGCTCTTGACCTCGCCGAGGCAACGTTCGCCGCGGCCGGAGCCAGCGACATCGAACTACTGGAGGGGCCCTGGTTCGAGCCGGTGGCGGGCCGCAGATTCGACCGGATCGTGGCCAACCCGCCCTTCGTGGTCGGACTCCCGAACGTGGGTCACGTCTACCGGGACTCTGGGCTAAACCTCGACTCCGCCAGTGAACTCGTCGTATCTCAAGCAGCCGAGTATCTAGCCGAGGGAGGGACGGCACACCTTTTGGCGGCGTGGGTGCATACCCCAGAATCCACGTGGGAGGAACGGGTCGCCTCGTGGATACCGGACGTCGGAGTGTCGGCGTGGTTCCTCCAAAGAGACGTCGCCGATCCCGCACTGCATGTAGGGACGTGGCTGCGTGATGAGACAGTCGATCCCTTGTCACCGGAGGGTGAGGCTCGCACCAACGCGTGGCTCGATCACTTCGAGTCCCACAACGTCACCGGCATCGGATTTGGCTTCGTGGCCCTGCGCAACATCGGCGATGCCCCTTCCGAGGTCGTCGCCGAATCAATGACTCAGGCGTTCAGCGATCCCCTCGGCCCGGAAGTCGAAGAGTACTTTCTGCGCGCTCAGTGGTTGCGGAACCGCGGAGTCGAGGACATCATGTCTGCTCGCTTCTTTGCCCGGCCCGGCCTTGTCAAGGAGAGCATTTCCAGGGCAGACACTGAAGCAGAGGTCGGTTTCGTGGAGGCTGCTTTGCGGCTGACCAGGACGGACGGCCCGCGGTGGAGTCACGACGTCGATAAGCATGTTGCTGCCCTGGTGGCCGGGCTGCACCCGCAGGGTCTCAGCTTAGGCGAGACGATCGGACTGTATGCGATGGCGCAGGGTTATGAGGAGGAAGAGCTCATGCAGCTGGCCCTG
Coding sequences within:
- a CDS encoding DUF3039 domain-containing protein produces the protein MMVGVRTSTKTIERPDVTEDTQLDDGTPKFFHYVKKNQIVDSAVSGKMVVALCGETFPVTKSAKPGSPVCPDCERIYQGLRKK
- a CDS encoding DUF3099 domain-containing protein — encoded protein: MNQHTFDDEPDDGQPQRRPRRFGRRNAQLITDARRSPEQDRRHRERAYSWLQLSRLPFLLLSAASYLWWENWWISGVLFLISVPLPWIAVVIANGHGEPRDKRTAQVYKPAAAREYYAQLEARRREAVEAPSPPALPPATAPDVIDHDESSEGHHP
- a CDS encoding DUF7782 domain-containing protein, yielding MTRSPLTQLAPELVRVFQDVGFTADGIAAYLGPDVHAALYRREPAVVRRATADGSRFAGLIRAFILRDPLPATAFADLVGASLAASLIDARLADVDPHGTVRVILDVQPHTIVGINRWVFSDGDASFTGIVPGPDHVVGVGGASLSLLQATPATLTGSVLDLGTGSGVQALGQIGYAEAITATDIHPRALDLAEATFAAAGASDIELLEGPWFEPVAGRRFDRIVANPPFVVGLPNVGHVYRDSGLNLDSASELVVSQAAEYLAEGGTAHLLAAWVHTPESTWEERVASWIPDVGVSAWFLQRDVADPALHVGTWLRDETVDPLSPEGEARTNAWLDHFESHNVTGIGFGFVALRNIGDAPSEVVAESMTQAFSDPLGPEVEEYFLRAQWLRNRGVEDIMSARFFARPGLVKESISRADTEAEVGFVEAALRLTRTDGPRWSHDVDKHVAALVAGLHPQGLSLGETIGLYAMAQGYEEEELMQLALPAFVDLIRRGMIVPVDLAGDEE